In one Carassius carassius chromosome 14, fCarCar2.1, whole genome shotgun sequence genomic region, the following are encoded:
- the LOC132157617 gene encoding trace amine-associated receptor 13c-like gives MEISNWGVTNTENLTFQYCFPDKNLSCTKSIRPEVEYIVVYIFVSVTSVFTVFLNLLVIVSISHFKQLHTPTNVLILSLAVADLIAGLILMPVQGMKLIEPCWYFGEMFCSIFPLILYVVVTASLGNLVIISVDRFIAVNDPLRYPLKVNNNRVIVSIIVNWLFSFIYSFYILYESLIYPERNHSCIGECILYLKMDYLILDSFVCLVAPCCVIFSLYVKICFVASNQAKQLNSATDKKARLEKKAARTLGIVVLVYLLCWAPYYLVTLSFGHDENDALIINIMQWIVCMNSLMNPLIYAMFYRWFRVSAKYILTLKILEPSSEYFSLFPEEK, from the coding sequence ATGGAGATATCCAATTGGGGAGTGACAAACACAGAAAATCTAACATTCCAATACTGCTTTCCAGACAAAAATTTGTCCTGTACCAAAAGTATCAGACCAGAAGTGGAGTACATTGTTGTGTACATTTTTGTTTCTGTAACATCAGTGTTTACCGTGTTTCTGAACTTGTTAGTGATTGTCTCCATCTCACACTTCAAGCAGCTCCACACTCCGACCAATGTGCTGATCCTCTCTCTGGCCGTGGCTGATCTTATCGCAGGACTGATTCTCATGCCAGTGCAAGGAATGAAACTCATTGAGCCATGCTGGTACTTTGGAGAAATGTTTTGTTCAATATTTCCTCTTATTCTGTATGTGGTTGTTACAGCATCTCTTGGTAATTTGGTTATTATATCTGTGGATCGGTTCATTGCTGTAAACGACCCTTTGCGATATCCCCTGAAGGTCAATAACAACAGAGTTATTGTTTCTATTATTGTAAACTGGTTATTCTCCttcatatattcattttatattttatacgaGTCCTTAATCTATCCAGAAAGAAACCACTCATGTATTGGAGAATGTATACTTTATCTTAAGATGGATTATCTAATATTAGATTCCTTTGTTTGTTTAGTGGCACCTTGTTGTGTAATTTTTTCTTTATATGTGAAAATCTGTTTTGTAGCAAGTAATCAAGCTAAGCAATTAAATTCAGCCACAGACAAAAAGGCCAGGTTGGAAAAAAAGGCTGCAAGAACCTTAGGAATTGTAGTACTGGTTTATCTACTTTGCTGGGCACCATACTATTTAGTTACTCTTTCTTTTGGTCATGATGAAAATGATGCtcttataattaatataatgcaATGGATTGTATGCATGAATTCATTAATGAATCCACTTATCTATGCAATGTTTTATCGGTGGTTTAGAGTGTCAgcaaaatacattttgacattgaAGATATTGGAACCTTCATCAGAGTATTTCAGTCTGTTTCCAGAAGAGAAATga